The proteins below are encoded in one region of Scyliorhinus torazame isolate Kashiwa2021f chromosome 16, sScyTor2.1, whole genome shotgun sequence:
- the LOC140392289 gene encoding interferon-induced protein with tetratricopeptide repeats 1-like yields the protein MLMCEWGERICEEGLLTEWLSQGQEFTDIAVSSKCSQSIAIKLFNTQKDLLKVELDQLQCHFTWAPQREYIDLDDTKQRLQDSIDLDLKYQARSYNQLAFLNCLQGNYEEAIQNLKEAVKVLRENHEDEFDKRIIITYGNYAWVYYHMGQLTEAQSYLDKLERICKQFPDASRYTAMIPEVDGEKGWSLLKYDIQHYKEAMECFETALEEDPSNIDWNVGYAIVLSRLEGLSGVTESVDSSQSVKQWRRVLVLDPNDAEAMVQLALKLRVFEQYEEADTLVKQALEKSPDLPYVLRYAAKFYRCAGDIEKALTLLDKALKMTPKSTFLYHQKGQCYKKQICLLKKNPGSRDPRNPDFEKKTRLVKNCKECFKKAIELKQSCIIAKLDYAKTYSLNEEYDEAAKIYSSLLELENTCPENKQEIRLHAALFQLYHKHSEANAINYFLEGLKIKCDSTARKRCHNHLETIVERQLRKNQWNNKVFCIRGLMYLLDGKESEAIECFEKILKFPHGDEE from the exons ATGCTCATGTGCGAGTGGGGCGAGAGGATttgtgaagaggggctgctgactgAGTGGCTCTCTCAGGGTCAGGAGTTCACTGATATAGCTGTTAGCAGCAAATGTTCTCAAAGCATAGCAATCAAACTTTT TAACACACAGAAAGATTTGTTGAAAGTGGAGCTCGATCAGCTTCAATGCCACTTCACGTGGGCTCCACAGAGAGAATACATTGACCTGGACGATACGAAGCAAAGATTACAAGATTCAATAGATCTTGATCTGAAATATCAAGCCAGGTCTTACAACCAACTCGCTTTTTTAAACTGTCTGCAAGGAAACTATGAGGAGGCGATTCAAAACTTAAAGGAAGCTGTAAAGGTTCTGAGGGAGAATCATGAAGATGAATTTGATAAAAGAATCATCATCACCTATGGAAACTATGCGTGGGTATATTATCACATGGGACAACTGACAGAGGCTCAGTCCTACCTCGACAAACTGGAGAGGATCTGTAAACAATTTCCTGATGCCTCTCGGTACACAGCAATGATACCTGAAGTAGACGGGGAGAAGGGTTGGTCACTGTTGAAATATGACATTCAACACTATAAAGAGGCAATGGAATGTTTTGAAACGGCTCTGGAGGAAGATCCAAGTAACATTGATTGGAACGTTGGATATGCGATTGTCCTGTCTCGTCTGGAAGGGCTTTCTGGTGTCACTGAGAGTGTTGACTCAAGTCAATCAGTGAAGCAATGGAGACGTGTGCTTGTGCTCGATCCCAATGACGCTGAAGCAATGGTGCAGTTGGCTCTGAAGCTCCGAGTCTTCGAGCAATATGAGGAAGCAGACACATTAGTTAAACAAGCACTGGAGAAGTCCCCTGATCTTCCCTATGTGCTCCGTTATGCAGCAAAATTTTACAGATGTGCAGGAGATATCGAAAAAGCCCTGACGCTGCTGGACAAAGCATTAAAAATGACACCTAAATCTACATTCTTATACCATCAGAAAGGTCAGTGTTACAAAAAACAAATATGCCTTCTGAAAAAGAATCCAGGCAGCCGGGATCCTAGAAATCCTGATTTTGAAAAGAAAACTAGGTTAGTCAAAAACTGCAAAGAATGTTTTAAAAAAGCAATTGAGCTCAAGCAATCATGTATTATTGCAAAACTGGATTATGCAAAAACCTATTCATTAAATGAAGAATATGATGAAGCAGCGAAGATCTACAGCAGCCTACTGGAATTGGAAAACACTTGTCCAGAAAATAAGCAAGAGATACGTTTACATGCTGCGCTATTTCAACTGTATCACAAACATTCAGAAGCAAATGCTATAAACTATTTTCTGGAAGGATTAAAAATCAAATGTGACTCAACAGCACGGAAAAGGTGCCACAACCATTTGGAGACCATAGTAGAGAGACAACTTCGCAAGAACCAATGGAACAACAAGGTCTTTTGCATTCGTGGGTTGATGTATCTGCTGGATGGAAAGGAGAGTGAAGCTATTGAATGCTTTGAAAAGATTTTGAAGTTTCCTCATGGCGATGAAGAATAG